The following are encoded together in the Vigna angularis cultivar LongXiaoDou No.4 chromosome 9, ASM1680809v1, whole genome shotgun sequence genome:
- the LOC108320409 gene encoding probable plastidic glucose transporter 3 isoform X2 — protein sequence MRGRQRVASKDHILGQDKDENLASVRIQNAKPCWWHSFRHVLVASLSSFLYGYHIGVVNETLESISIDLGFSGNTIAEGLVVSVCLGGAFVGSLFSGWMADGVGRKRSFQLCALPMIIGAGMSATAKTLWGMLLGRLFVGTGMGLGPPVVALYVAEVSPPAVRGAYGALTQIATCLGLMGSFFIGIPSKEIVGWWRICFWVSVVPSAMLALFMEICAESPHWLFKIGRTTEAEAEFEKLLGGVHVKSAMVELSKADKGDASDTVTLSDLICGRYFRVMFIGCALFGLQQLSGINAVFYFSSTVFESFGVPSDIANACVGICNLVGVNNGSTSNCCKFFCIRTWSNVSVCRWHVTVSDQKFNLHLLEGGFVGRFVMSFAFGAGPVPCLVMSEMLPGNIRAKAMAICLAVHWMINFFVGLFFLRLLELIGAQLLYGIFGSFCLVAVVFVKKYILETKGKSLQEIEIALLAQEAS from the exons ATGCGGGGAAGGCAACGGGTAGCATCCAAGGATCACATACTTGGCCAGGATAAGGATGAAAATTTAG CTTCAGTGCGTATACAGAATGCCAAACCATGTTGGTGGCACTCTTTTCGGCATGTACTAGTggcttctctttcttccttcttgtATGGATACCATATAGG AGTAGTGAATGAAACATTAGAGAGCATTTCTATAGATCTTGGATTTAGTGGGAATACAATAGCAGAAG GTCTTGTAGTAAGTGTATGTTTAGGAGGTGCTTTTGTTGGATCTCTGTTCAGTGGATGGATGGCAGATGGTGTTGGGCGTAAAAGAAGTTTCCAGTTGTGTGCTTTACCTATGATAATTGGGGCTGGGATGAG TGCAACAGCAAAAACTCTGTGGGGCATGCTTCTGGGAAGGTTATTTGTTGGTACTGGAATGGGACTTGGCCCACCTGTTGTAGCCCTATATGTGGCTGAG GTCTCACCTCCAGCTGTTCGAGGTGCTTATGGAGCCTTAACTCAAATTGCAACATGTCTTGGACTCATGGGCTCTTTCTTTATTGGAATCCCATCAAAGGAAATAGTTGGTTG GTGGCGAATTTGTTTCTGGGTATCTGTCGTCCCTTCTGCAATGCTTGCCCTTTTTATGGAGATCTGTGCAGAGAGTCCTCATTGGCTTTTCAAG ATAGGAAGAACCACTGAAGCTGAAGCTGAGTTTGAGAAGCTGTTGGGTGGAGTACATGTGAAATCTGCAATGGTTGAACTGTCAAAGGCTGACAAAGGTGATGCATCTGATACAGTCACACTTTCAGATTTAATTTGTGGCCGCTATTTCAGAG TGATGTTCATTGGCTGTGCGCTTTTTGGGTTGCAGCAGCTATCCGGCATAAATGCTGTTTTTTACTTCTCTTCAACTGTCTTTGAAAGTTTTGGTGTGCCATCTGATATTGCCAACGCGTGTGTAGGAATCTGCAATTTAGTGG GCGTTAACAATGGGTCTACAAGCAATTGCTGCAAGTTCTTTTGCATCAGGACTTGGAGCAATGTATCTGTCTGTCGGTGGCATGTTACTGTAAGTGATCAGAAATTCAACTTGCACTTGTTGGAAGGCGGGTTTGTTGGGAG GTTTGTGATGTCATTTGCTTTTGGCGCTGGTCCAGTTCCTTGTCTTGTCATGTCTGAAATGCTACCCGGCAATATTAGAGCAAAGGCAATGGCCATTTGCCTGGCTGTGCATTGG ATGATAAACTTCTTCGTGGGTCTATTTTTCTTGCGCTTGCTGGAGCTAATTGGGGCTCAACTCCTGTATGGTATTTTTGGTTCATTTTGTTTGGTAGCGGTGGTTTTTGTGAAGAAATATATTCTGGAAACAAAAGGGAAGTCGCTTCAGGAAATTGAAATTGCACTTCTTGCACAAGAGGCAAGCTAA
- the LOC108320409 gene encoding probable plastidic glucose transporter 3 isoform X1: MRGRQRVASKDHILGQDKDENLASVRIQNAKPCWWHSFRHVLVASLSSFLYGYHIGVVNETLESISIDLGFSGNTIAEGLVVSVCLGGAFVGSLFSGWMADGVGRKRSFQLCALPMIIGAGMSATAKTLWGMLLGRLFVGTGMGLGPPVVALYVAEVSPPAVRGAYGALTQIATCLGLMGSFFIGIPSKEIVGWWRICFWVSVVPSAMLALFMEICAESPHWLFKIGRTTEAEAEFEKLLGGVHVKSAMVELSKADKGDASDTVTLSDLICGRYFRVMFIGCALFGLQQLSGINAVFYFSSTVFESFGVPSDIANACVGICNLVGSVIAMIFMDKLGRKLLLLGSFLGMALTMGLQAIAASSFASGLGAMYLSVGGMLLFVMSFAFGAGPVPCLVMSEMLPGNIRAKAMAICLAVHWMINFFVGLFFLRLLELIGAQLLYGIFGSFCLVAVVFVKKYILETKGKSLQEIEIALLAQEAS, translated from the exons ATGCGGGGAAGGCAACGGGTAGCATCCAAGGATCACATACTTGGCCAGGATAAGGATGAAAATTTAG CTTCAGTGCGTATACAGAATGCCAAACCATGTTGGTGGCACTCTTTTCGGCATGTACTAGTggcttctctttcttccttcttgtATGGATACCATATAGG AGTAGTGAATGAAACATTAGAGAGCATTTCTATAGATCTTGGATTTAGTGGGAATACAATAGCAGAAG GTCTTGTAGTAAGTGTATGTTTAGGAGGTGCTTTTGTTGGATCTCTGTTCAGTGGATGGATGGCAGATGGTGTTGGGCGTAAAAGAAGTTTCCAGTTGTGTGCTTTACCTATGATAATTGGGGCTGGGATGAG TGCAACAGCAAAAACTCTGTGGGGCATGCTTCTGGGAAGGTTATTTGTTGGTACTGGAATGGGACTTGGCCCACCTGTTGTAGCCCTATATGTGGCTGAG GTCTCACCTCCAGCTGTTCGAGGTGCTTATGGAGCCTTAACTCAAATTGCAACATGTCTTGGACTCATGGGCTCTTTCTTTATTGGAATCCCATCAAAGGAAATAGTTGGTTG GTGGCGAATTTGTTTCTGGGTATCTGTCGTCCCTTCTGCAATGCTTGCCCTTTTTATGGAGATCTGTGCAGAGAGTCCTCATTGGCTTTTCAAG ATAGGAAGAACCACTGAAGCTGAAGCTGAGTTTGAGAAGCTGTTGGGTGGAGTACATGTGAAATCTGCAATGGTTGAACTGTCAAAGGCTGACAAAGGTGATGCATCTGATACAGTCACACTTTCAGATTTAATTTGTGGCCGCTATTTCAGAG TGATGTTCATTGGCTGTGCGCTTTTTGGGTTGCAGCAGCTATCCGGCATAAATGCTGTTTTTTACTTCTCTTCAACTGTCTTTGAAAGTTTTGGTGTGCCATCTGATATTGCCAACGCGTGTGTAGGAATCTGCAATTTAGTGG GGTCTGTTATTGCAATGATTTTCATGGATAAACTTGGAAGGAAATTGCTTCTCCTGGGTAGCTTTCTGGGCATG GCGTTAACAATGGGTCTACAAGCAATTGCTGCAAGTTCTTTTGCATCAGGACTTGGAGCAATGTATCTGTCTGTCGGTGGCATGTTACT GTTTGTGATGTCATTTGCTTTTGGCGCTGGTCCAGTTCCTTGTCTTGTCATGTCTGAAATGCTACCCGGCAATATTAGAGCAAAGGCAATGGCCATTTGCCTGGCTGTGCATTGG ATGATAAACTTCTTCGTGGGTCTATTTTTCTTGCGCTTGCTGGAGCTAATTGGGGCTCAACTCCTGTATGGTATTTTTGGTTCATTTTGTTTGGTAGCGGTGGTTTTTGTGAAGAAATATATTCTGGAAACAAAAGGGAAGTCGCTTCAGGAAATTGAAATTGCACTTCTTGCACAAGAGGCAAGCTAA
- the LOC108320665 gene encoding probable CoA ligase CCL8, with amino-acid sequence MSRSLKAFNKHLTLLPLPLHLRSSSAHPFITSSSFPLFPHHVSFPRFSFSHLRPLSSSAPATLMEVVKAIARQEPAAHENVAIRADQKSYSYKELLSSAQQISNLLCASDAREGNLGGARIGIVAKPSAEFVAGIIGIWLSGGVAVPLATSYPEVELLYVIDNSDISAILSTEEHSELMQSVANKSSSKFFHLPSVVNISSEKSRNGHSQNGKIHEDRIFLDDIIGGSSEDDPALILYTSGTTGKPKGVVHTHKSIISQVQTLAKSWEYTSADKFLHCLPLHHVHGLFNGLMAPLYSGSSVEFLPKFSVRGVWQRWRESYPTDGSKADDAITVFTGVPTIYARLIQGYNAMDSELQRVSASAANNLRLMMCGSSALPLPVMQEWEVITGHRLLERYGMTEFVMALSNPLKGERKPGTVGKPFPGIEVKIIADEDGENDNTAMGELCVKSPSLFKEYYKLPEVTKESFTDDGFFKTGDAVTTDEDGYYIILGRTNADIIKAGGYKLSALEIESVIIEHPAISECCILGLPDNDYGEIVGAIVVLHDVKEKRDQESKPTLSLEELSTWAKDKIAPYKIPTKLILWEKLPRNAMGKVNKKELKKLVVSEQ; translated from the exons ATGAGTCGCTCATTGAAAGCTTTCAACAAACACCTTACTCTCCTCCCTCTCCCTCTACACCTACGCTCTTCTTCTGCCCATCCCTTCATAACTTCCTCTTCTTTCCCTCTTTTCCCACATCACGTTTCCTTCCCCAGGTTCTCTTTCTCTCACCTTCGTCCACTCTCCT CATCTGCACCTGCTACATTAATGGAGGTGGTGAAAGCAATTGCTAGGCAAGAACCTGCAGCTCATGAAAATGTTGCTATCAGAGCTGATCAGAAGAGTTATAGTTACAAGGAACTCCTATCATCAGCACAGCAGATATCTAATCTCTTGTGTGCCAGTGATGCACGGGAG GGAAATCTTGGTGGAGCTCGAATAGGAATTGTAGCCAAACCTTCTGCTGAATTTGTTGCTGGAATAATTGGGATTTGGCTCAGCGGAGGTGTTGCTGTTCCCCTTGCAACCAGCTATCCAGAAGTAGAGCTCTTGTATGTGATTGATAATTCG GATATATCTGCAATACTGAGTACTGAAGAGCATAGCGAATTAATGCAAAGCGTAGCCAATAAAAGCTCTTCCAAGTTTTTTCATCTTCCATCTGTTGTCAACATTTCTTCAGAGAAAAGCAGAAATGGACACTCACAGAATGGGAAAATTCACGAAGACAGGATTTTCTTGGATGATATCATAGGAGGATCAA GTGAAGATGATCCAGCACTGATTTTGTACACCAGTGGGACTACAGGTAAACCTAAGGGAGTTGTTCATACACACAAAAGCATCATTTCCCAG GTCCAAACTTTGGCAAAATCATGGGAGTACACGTCTGCTGACAAGTTTCTGCATTGTCTACCACTACAT CATGTTCATGGGCTATTCAATGGTTTAATGGCCCCTCTCTATTCAGGTTCCTCG GTTGAGTTTTTGCCAAAATTTAGTGTGAGGGGAGTTTGGCAGAGATGGCGTGAGTCATATCCAACTGATGGTTCTAAGGCTGACGATGCTATAACAGTGTTCACTGGA GTTCCAACTATCTATGCCCGATTGATACAAGGTTATAATGCAATGGATTCTGAGCTTCAACGTGTTTCAGCATCTGCCGCAAATAACTTGCGTCTTATG ATGTGTGGGTCCTCTGCGCTTCCACTACCTGTTATGCAAGAATGGGAAGTCATCACTGGGCATCGCTTATTGGAACGATATGGCATGACTGAA TTTGTTATGGCATTGTCAAATCCATTGAAAGGTGAGCGCAAGCCAGGAACTGTGGGCAAACCATTTCCTGGTATAGAG GTCAAGATCATTGCAGATGAAGATGGTGAGAATGACAACACTGCAATGGGTGAGCTTTGCGTTAAAAGCCCTTCATTGtttaaagaatattataaaCTTCCTGAG GTAACGAAGGAATCATTTACTGATGATGGATTCTTTAAGACTGGAGATGCAGTTACCACAGATGAAGACGGATATTACATCATTTTAGGAC GTACTAATGCTGATATAATCAAGGCTGGTGGTTATAAGCTGTCTGCATTAGAAATTGAATCAGTTATCATAGAG CATCCAGCTATCTCAGAATGCTGCATTTTAGGATTACCAGACAATGACTATGGAGAGATTGTAGGTGCAATCGTTGTGCTACATGATGTTAAAGAGAAGAGAGATCAAGAATCAAAGCCTACTCTAAGCCTAGAAGAATTATCCACCTGGGCCAAAGACAAAATTGCACCTTACAAG ATTCCAACTAAACTAATCCTGTGGGAAAAACTCCCTCGCAATGCCATGGGGAAG GTAAATAAAAAGGAGCTGAAGAAGCTGGTGGTTTCAGAACAGTGA
- the LOC108320463 gene encoding ruvB-like protein 1: MEKMKIEEVQSTTKKQRVATHTHIKGLGLEPSGKASRFAAGFVGQVEAREASGLVVDMIRQKKMAGRALLLAGPPGTGKTALALGISQELGTKVPFCPMVGSEVYSSEVKKTEVLMENFRRAIGLRIKENKEVYEGEVTELTPEETESVSGGYGKSISHVIIGLKTVKGTKQLKLDPTIYDALIKEKVAVGDVIYIEANSGAVKRVGRSDAFATEFDLEAEEYVPLPKGEVHKKKEIVQDVTLHDLDAANARPQGGQDILSLMGQMMKPRKTEITDKLRQEINKVVNRYIDEGVAELVPGVLFIDEVHMLDMECFSYLNRALESSLSPIVIFATNRGICNVRGTDMSSPHGIPVDLLDRLVIIRTQIYGPAEMIQILAIRAQVEELVVDDESLAFLGEIGQRTSLRHAVQLLSPASIVAKMNGRDNICKADLEEVCSLYLDAKSSARLLQEQQEKYIS, translated from the exons atggagaagatgaaaatAGAAGAGGTTCAGTCTACCACCAAGAAACAGCGTGTTGCTACTCATACTCACATCAAAGGCCTAGGGCTTGAg CCGAGTGGAAAAGCATCGCGTTTTGCCGCCGGCTTCGTCGGCCAAGTTGAAGCCAGAGAAGCTTCCGGTCTCGTGGTCGACATGATTCGCCAGAAGAAGATGGCCGGCCGTGCACTCCTTCTCGCCGGACCACCTGGAACCGGAAAGACTGCACTGGCACTTGGGATAAGCCAAGAGCTTGGCACCAAG GTGCCATTCTGTCCAATGGTTGGCTCTGAAGTGTACTCCTCAGAAGTGAAGAAGACTGAGGTTCTCATGGAAAATTTTCGACGGGCCATTGGTCTGCGTATAAAGGAAAACAAAGAAGTGTATGAAGGAGAG GTAACTGAGCTCACTCCCGAAGAAACTGAGAGTGTATCTGGTGGTTATGGTAAAAGTATTAGCCATGTGATAATTGGATTGAAGACAGTGAAAGGAACCAAGCAACTCAAGTTGGATCCTACCATATATGATGCCTTGATTAAGGAAAAG GTAGCTGTTGGGGATGTTATATACATTGAGGCAAATAGTGGCGCTGTAAAAAGGGTGGGTCGAAGTGATGCTTTTGCTACAGAGTTTGACCTTGAGGCAGAAGAGTATGTTCCACTTCCCAAGGGAGAGGTGCACAAGAAAAAGGAGATTGTTCAG GATGTAACCTTGCATGATCTGGATGCTGCCAATGCACGACCTCAAGGGGGACAAGATATTCTGTCTCTTATGGGTCAGATGATGAAACCCAGGAAAACAGAAATCACTGACAAGTTGAGACAAGAAATTAACAAG GTTGTCAATCGATATATTGATGAAGGTGTGGCAGAGCTTGTACCTGGAGTTCTATTTATCGATGAG GTTCATATGTTAGACATGGAATGTTTTTCGTATTTGAATCGTGCTTTAGAGAGCTCCCTATCTCCAATAGTAATATTTGCTACTAATAGAGGAATATGTAATGTAAG AGGGACTGATATGAGCAGTCCTCACGGCATACCTGTTGACCTACTGGATCGGTTGGTGATCATTCGAACACAAATCTATGGTCCTGCTGAAATGATACAG ATTCTAGCTATCCGTGCTCAAGTGGAGGAACTGGTGGTGGATGACGAGAGTTTAGCTTTCCTTGGGGAAATTGGACAACGAACATCTTTAAG GCATGCAGTTCAGCTGTTATCACCTGCCAGCATTGTAGCAAAAATGAATGGCAGAGACAATATATGCAAG GCGGATCTTGAAGAGGTTTGTTCGCTATATTTGGATGCCAAATCATCTGCCAGGTTACTTCAAGAGCAGCAGGAGAAATACATTTCGtaa